A stretch of the Dioscorea cayenensis subsp. rotundata cultivar TDr96_F1 chromosome 4, TDr96_F1_v2_PseudoChromosome.rev07_lg8_w22 25.fasta, whole genome shotgun sequence genome encodes the following:
- the LOC120259535 gene encoding UDP-glycosyltransferase 74F2-like isoform X1, with translation MESNEGEAQEKHVLLVPYPSQGHVNPILQFAKRLAFFGLKPTLAVTRFLLKTSPPEPGLVGIEPISDGFDEGGYAQAESIPAYLARFESVGPETLDAVVRSGKYKAVIYDAFLPWVLEVGKKYGLVTAAFFTQSCAVDAVLGHVYKGRVSLPWTEPELLLDGLPGLGPNDLPSFLSDPVDGPYPAYLQLVLNQFLGLEKADEVFINSVYELEPQEAEWMKKEWGAKTIGPTIPSKYLDNQIPGDTHYGFHLFAGADRCNEWLDAQPPRSVIYVSFGSMANLDHESMRELAKGLEITGKPFLWVVRASERGKLEENFNGEGKGRVCEWSEQLEVLGHGSVGCFVTHCGWNSTVEALAAGMAMVAVPQWTDQPMNGKYVEGVWGVGVRARKDENGVVRGEEIGRCVMEVMEEGDKSGEIWENASKWKRLSVEAMMEGGSSYNNILGFVEKYYGRVRV, from the exons ATGGAGAGTAATGAAGGTGAAGCTCAAGAGAAGCATGTTCTTTTAGTCCCATATCCAAGCCAAGGCCACGTCAATCCAATACTTCAATTCGCCAAACGGCTCGCTTTTTTCGGGCTCAAGCCCACTTTGGCTGTGACCCGTTTCCTTCTCAAGACATCTCCGCCCGAGCCCGGCCTGGTTGGTATTGAACCCATCTCAGACGGTTTCGATGAAGGCGGGTACGCTCAAGCCGAATCTATTCCAGCTTACCTGGCCCGATTTGAGTCAGTCGGGCCCGAAACTTTAGACGCCGTTGTACGGTCGGGTAAGTACAAAGCTGTAATTTATGATGCGTTTTTACCGTGGGTTTTGGAGGTTGGTAAAAAATACGGGCTTGTTACGGCGGCGTTTTTTACTCAATCGTGTGCTGTTGATGCTGTTCTTGGTCATGTTTATAAGGGCCGGGTTAGTCTTCCGTGGACTGAACCAGAACTTTTGTTAGATGGGCTTCCGGGCCTCGGCCCTAATGATTTGCCGTCGTTTTTGTCTGACCCGGTTGATGGCCCGTACCCAGCTTATTTGCAGCTCGTCTTGAACCAGTTTTTGGGGTTGGAAAAAGCTGATGAAGTCTTCATCAACTCTGTCTATGAATTAGAACCTCag GAAGCAGAGTGGATGAAGAAAGAGTGGGGAGCAAAAACAATAGGGCCAACGATTCCATCCAAATACCTGGATAACCAAATCCCCGGCGACACTCACTACGGCTTCCACCTCTTCGCCGGCGCCGACCGATGCAACGAGTGGCTTGACGCTCAACCACCACGCTCTGTCATCTACGTCTCATTCGGTAGCATGGCAAACCTAGATCATGAATCAATGAGGGAGCTCGCCAAAGGTCTGGAAATCACTGGAAAACCATTCCTATGGGTTGTTAGGGCATCGGAGAGGGGAAAATTAGAAGAGAATTTCAATGGGGAAGGGAAAGGGAGGGTGTGCGAGTGGAGTGAACAGTTGGAGGTATTAGGGCATGGATCGGTGGGTTGTTTTGTGACGCATTGTGGGTGGAATTCGACGGTGGAGGCGTTGGCGGCGGGGATGGCGATGGTGGCGGTGCCGCAGTGGACGGATCAGCCGATGAATGGGAAGTATGTGGAAGGTGTGTGGGGAGTTGGGGTGAGGGCGAGGAAGGATGAGAATGGGGTTGTGAGAGGTGAAGAGATCGGGAGGTGTGTGATGGAGGTGATGGAAGAAGGGGATAAGAGTGGAGAAATTTGGGAGAATGCGAGCAAGTGGAAGAGATTGAGTGTGGAGGCGATGATGGAGGGTGGGAGTTCTTATAACAATATTTTAGGGTTTGTAGAGAAATATTATGGTCGTGTGCGTGTTTGA
- the LOC120259175 gene encoding integrin-linked protein kinase 1-like gives MAAAVPPTSDLSRQFSTGSIENKDGIPARRNLSFDIKLLCSSRFTFGRQSSLDPQRRSNRCLDELTVPENLDCTMQLLFLACQGDVRGVEELLQEGVDVNSIDLDGRTALHIAACEGHLEVVRLLVRWRANIDARDRWGSTAVGDAKHYSHADVYSFLKAKGAKVMRTRKTPMMVSNPQEIPEYEMNPGDFHFRRGEEILKGTYQVAKWNGTKVSVKILDKESYSNPDIIEAFKHELTLLEKVRHPNVVQFVGAVTQNVPMMIVSDYHPNGDLWSYLQKKGRLKPHKALRFALDIARGMNYLHECKPDPIIHCDLRPKNILLDSGFQLKVAGFGSTNVMHLSSGKAKLAHPMAQMDNRSCYMAPEVYRNEIFDRSVDAFSFGLILYEMIEGGPVFHPKPPEEAAKMICLEGMRPTLKSKSKNYPLELKELIEECWDPEPLVRPTFSEIIIRLDKLFASCPQAGQRKGAFKLLWK, from the exons ATGGCGGCCGCTGTGCCGCCGACCTCCGATCTATCGCGGCAGTTCTCCACGGGATCTATCGAGAATAAAGATGGGATCCCGGCTCGCCGCAATCTCTCCTTCGATATCAAGCTCTTGTGCTCCTCTAGATTCACCTTTGGCCGGCAATCGTCGCTCGATCCTCAACGCCGGAGTAACCGCTGTCTGGATGAGCTCACTGTGCCTGAGAATCTCGATTGTACGATGCAACTTCTGTTCTTGGCTTGCCAAGGGGATGTGCGTGGTGTGGAGGAGCTCCTTCAGGAAGGGGTTGATGTGAATAGCATTGATCTTGATGGGCGGACTGCGCTGCATATTGCGGCTTGTGAGGGGCATTTGGAGGTCGTCAGGTTGTTGGTTCGGTGGAGAGCTAACATTGATGCCAGAGATCGGTGGGGAAGCACG GCAGTGGGTGATGCAAAGCACTATAGCCATGCTGATGTTTATAGTTTCTTGAAAGCTAAAGGGGCCAAAGTTATG AGAACCAGGAAAACACCTATGATGGTATCAAATCCACAAGAAATCCCTGAATATGAAATGAATCCAGGAGATTTTCATTTTCGACGTGGTGAGGAGATATTAAAG GGCACTTACCAAGTGGCTAAGTGGAATGGGACAAAGGTTTCAGTGAAAATACTTGACAAGGAAAGCTATTCAAATCCAGATATCAT AGAAGCTTTCAAGCATGAGTTAACTCTGTTGGAAAAGGTCCGTCATCCTAATGTGGTTCAATTTGTTGGAGCTGTTACACAAAATGTGCCTATGATGATTGTTTCAGATTACCATCCAAAT GGTGATCTTTGGAGTTATCTTCAAAAGAAAGGTCGTCTAAAGCCTCATAAAGCTCTTAGATTCGCTCTGGATATTGCAAG GGGCATGAATTATCTCCATGAATGTAAACCAGACCCAATCATCCATTGTGATCTGAGGCCAAA AAATATCTTGCTGGATAGCGGGTTCCAGTTGAAGGTGGCTGGCTTTGGTTCAACAAACGTTATGCATTTGTCCTCAGGCAAAGCAAAACTAGCTCATCCCATGGCTCAAATGGATAATCGAA GTTGTTACATGGCACCAGAGGTTTACAGAAATGAAATATTTGACAGAAGTGTTGATGCATTCTCATTCGGTCTCATTCTATACGAG ATGATTGAAGGAGGGCCCGTATTCCATCCAAAACCTCCAGAAGAGGCAGCGAAAATGATATGCTTGGAAGGAATGAGACCAACATTGAAGAGCAAATCCAAAAATTATCCACTGGAACTGAAGGA ATTAATTGAAGAATGTTGGGATCCTGAACCATTGGTAAGGCCAACATTTTCAGAAATCATCATCCGTCTGGACAAATTATTTGCAAGCTGTCCTCAAGCAGGACAACGGAAAGGCGCCTTTAAGCTTCTTTG GAAATAA
- the LOC120259535 gene encoding UDP-glucosyltransferase UGT13248-like isoform X2, giving the protein MESNEGEAQEKHVLLVPYPSQGHVNPILQFAKRLAFFGLKPTLAVTRFLLKTSPPEPGLVGIEPISDGFDEGGYAQAESIPAYLARFESVGPETLDAVVRSAYLQLVLNQFLGLEKADEVFINSVYELEPQEAEWMKKEWGAKTIGPTIPSKYLDNQIPGDTHYGFHLFAGADRCNEWLDAQPPRSVIYVSFGSMANLDHESMRELAKGLEITGKPFLWVVRASERGKLEENFNGEGKGRVCEWSEQLEVLGHGSVGCFVTHCGWNSTVEALAAGMAMVAVPQWTDQPMNGKYVEGVWGVGVRARKDENGVVRGEEIGRCVMEVMEEGDKSGEIWENASKWKRLSVEAMMEGGSSYNNILGFVEKYYGRVRV; this is encoded by the exons ATGGAGAGTAATGAAGGTGAAGCTCAAGAGAAGCATGTTCTTTTAGTCCCATATCCAAGCCAAGGCCACGTCAATCCAATACTTCAATTCGCCAAACGGCTCGCTTTTTTCGGGCTCAAGCCCACTTTGGCTGTGACCCGTTTCCTTCTCAAGACATCTCCGCCCGAGCCCGGCCTGGTTGGTATTGAACCCATCTCAGACGGTTTCGATGAAGGCGGGTACGCTCAAGCCGAATCTATTCCAGCTTACCTGGCCCGATTTGAGTCAGTCGGGCCCGAAACTTTAGACGCCGTTGTACGGTCGG CTTATTTGCAGCTCGTCTTGAACCAGTTTTTGGGGTTGGAAAAAGCTGATGAAGTCTTCATCAACTCTGTCTATGAATTAGAACCTCag GAAGCAGAGTGGATGAAGAAAGAGTGGGGAGCAAAAACAATAGGGCCAACGATTCCATCCAAATACCTGGATAACCAAATCCCCGGCGACACTCACTACGGCTTCCACCTCTTCGCCGGCGCCGACCGATGCAACGAGTGGCTTGACGCTCAACCACCACGCTCTGTCATCTACGTCTCATTCGGTAGCATGGCAAACCTAGATCATGAATCAATGAGGGAGCTCGCCAAAGGTCTGGAAATCACTGGAAAACCATTCCTATGGGTTGTTAGGGCATCGGAGAGGGGAAAATTAGAAGAGAATTTCAATGGGGAAGGGAAAGGGAGGGTGTGCGAGTGGAGTGAACAGTTGGAGGTATTAGGGCATGGATCGGTGGGTTGTTTTGTGACGCATTGTGGGTGGAATTCGACGGTGGAGGCGTTGGCGGCGGGGATGGCGATGGTGGCGGTGCCGCAGTGGACGGATCAGCCGATGAATGGGAAGTATGTGGAAGGTGTGTGGGGAGTTGGGGTGAGGGCGAGGAAGGATGAGAATGGGGTTGTGAGAGGTGAAGAGATCGGGAGGTGTGTGATGGAGGTGATGGAAGAAGGGGATAAGAGTGGAGAAATTTGGGAGAATGCGAGCAAGTGGAAGAGATTGAGTGTGGAGGCGATGATGGAGGGTGGGAGTTCTTATAACAATATTTTAGGGTTTGTAGAGAAATATTATGGTCGTGTGCGTGTTTGA
- the LOC120258421 gene encoding probably inactive leucine-rich repeat receptor-like protein kinase At5g48380, producing MLRAMESKVLVMVFSVIVLFLIRTCHGTETDLLCLKLVQSSVKDPANNLAWVFDNKTEGSICKLNGVECWHPDENRVLNLRLSNMGLEGNFPKGLENCSSMTGLDLSNNNFSGQLPIDIDQKIKFVTGLDLSYNKFSGEIPVNLANCSYLNSLNLQHNNLSGPIPWQFSRLNRLSTLNVADNSLSGEIPPFVNNISTLVVGNNAGLCGKPLAACQASQKKSNSGIIIGAAIGGLLFAILVIGVIFFFFCRKVAIKRKQKEVEENRWAKNIKGGKTIKVSMFEKSVSKMKFSDLMKATNEFSKENIIGTGRTGTIYRAVLPDGSVYAVKRLLETQHSEKQFISEMATLGSVKHQNLVPLLGFCIAKNERLLVYKDMPNGTLHDQLHKGDIERAVMEWPMRLKISIGAAKGLAWLHHSCNPRILHRNISSKCILLDEDFEPKISNFGLARLMNPVDTHLSTFVNGEFGDLGYVAPEYTRTLVATPKGDVYSFGVVLLELVTGEKPTHVSKAPEDFRGSLVEWIQYLSENSLLPSAIDTSLIGKEHDTELLQFLKVACSCVLSAPKERPSMFEVYQFVRAIGEHYHFTAEDDIYLQPESTEADYLDELIVAQ from the exons ATGTTGAGAGCGATGGAGAGCAAAGTTCTTGTTATGGTTTTCTCTGTCATTGTGTTGTTTCTGATTAGGACATGTCATGGGACGGAGACTGACCTTTTATGTTTGAAGCTTGTGCAAAGCTCAGTTAAGGATCCCGCTAACAACCTTGCCTGGGTCTTTGACAACAAAACCGAGGGATCTATATGCAAGTTGAATGGAGTAGAGTGTTGGCATCCTGATGAAAACCGGGTACTTAACCTGCGGCTTTCAAACATGGGTCTTGAAGGTAATTTTCCGAAAGGCCTTGAGAACTGCTCAAGCATGACTGGACTGGATCTTTCGAACAACAACTTCTCTGGACAGCTACCAATTGATATTGATCAAAAGATAAAGTTTGTGACTGGCCTCGATCTCTCATATAATAAGTTCTCGGGTGAAATTCCAGTGAACTTGGCCAACTGTAGCTATTTGAATTCATTGAATCTTCAACATAATAACCTGAGTGGGCCGATTCCTTGGCAATTCAGTCGTCTGAATCGGCTTTCAACACTCAATGTTGCTGATAATTCATTGTCTGGGGAGATTCCTCCATTCGTGAACAATATTTCAACTCTTGTCGTGGGAAACAATGCTGGGCTTTGTGGGAAACCTTTAGCTGCTTGTCAAGCATCACAAAAGAAAAGTAACAGTGGAATAATAATTGGAGCAGCTATTGGCGGATTGTTGTTTGCGATTCTTGTCATTGGagttatcttcttcttcttttgccgGAAGGTTGCTatcaaaagaaagcaaaaggaaGTCGAAGAAAACAGATGGGCCAAGAATATTAAGGGTGGCAAAACAATCAAG GTTTCCATGTTTGAAAAGTCAGTTTCAAAGATGAAATTCAGTGACCTTATGAAAGCAACCAATGAGTTTAGCAAGGAGAACATCATCGGCACTGGGAGAACAGGCACTATTTACAGGGCAGTGCTTCCTGATGGTTCCGTTTACGCTGTCAAGCGGTTGCTGGAGACACAACATTCTGAGAAGCAGTTCATTTCTGAAATGGCGACACTCGGAAGTGTTAAGCATCAAAACTTGGTTCCACTTTTGGGTTTTTGCATTGCCAAGAATGAAAGGTTGTTGGTCTACAAAGACATGCCCAATGGAACTCTCCATGATCAGCTACACAAAGGAGACATTGAAAGGGCGGTTATGGAGTGGCCGATGAGGCTGAAAATCAGTATCGGAGCAGCCAAAGGCCTTGCGTGGCTTCACCACAGTTGCAATCCCCGCATTCTTCATCGGAACATAAGTTCCAAGTGCATTCTATTGGACGAGGACTTCGAACCCAAGATATCGAACTTTGGTCTCGCAAGGCTTATGAATCCGGTCGACACCCACCTCAGCACTTTCGTGAATGGTGAATTTGGTGACTTAGGCTACGTAGCTCCCGAGTACACCCGAACTCTTGTGGCCACTCCGAAAGGAGATGTCTACAGCTTCGGTGTGGTGTTACTTGAATTGGTCACTGGTGAAAAACCGACTCACGTCTCTAAAGCTCCAGAAGACTTCAGAGGCAGTTTGGTGGAATGGATACAATACTTATCGGAAAACTCACTTCTTCCTAGTGCCATCGATACCTCTTTAATCGGAAAGGAACATGATACCGAGCTTCTCCAATTTCTGAAAGTTGCTTGCTCATGTGTTCTATCTGCTCCAAAGGAGAGGCCGAGCATGTTCGAGGTGTACCAGTTTGTGAGAGCCATCGGTGAGCATTATCATTTTACTGCCGAAGATGATATCTACCTGCAGCCTGAGAGTACTGAAGCTGATTATCTCGATGAACTTATTGTCGCACAGTAA